The following proteins come from a genomic window of Desulfocurvibacter africanus subsp. africanus DSM 2603:
- the hemA gene encoding glutamyl-tRNA reductase: protein MNANIHLIGLNHRTAGVDIREKYALSSLEAFEKMLVHGPVREALALSTCNRVEILIVSDGSPAAADHVLHCWAEACSQPVSGLVSHTYIHENEQAVEHLFRVAGSLDSMVLGEPQILGQLKEAYRKAVESGTAKIVINRLLHKAFFVAKRIRSETGVASSAVSISYAAVALARKIFGELQGKRAMLIGAGEMAELAAMHLLGAGIEHICVANRTFARAEELAARFKGTAIPFDALYSKLPEVDIVISSTGAPTAVIHARDMKQVLKKRRHKPMFFIDIAVPRDIDPDVNQLDNAYLYDIDDLKEVVEENLAQRRDEAEKASTIVREEVQAFSHWLGSLELQPTIVDLLSSGERIAQRELQKTLRRLGPDVPEETRKALEVLVTSLAHKLYHEPIVYLKRRAREEGPAERFVHNVRRIFNLDEETVPEDAHVCRHKPSSLSGDQICQDKPQ from the coding sequence ATGAACGCGAACATTCATCTTATCGGCCTTAACCATCGCACTGCCGGCGTGGACATTCGTGAGAAGTACGCGCTGAGCAGCCTTGAAGCCTTCGAGAAAATGCTGGTCCATGGTCCCGTGCGCGAGGCTCTGGCACTGTCCACCTGCAACCGCGTGGAAATCCTGATCGTGAGTGACGGCTCGCCCGCGGCCGCAGACCATGTCCTGCACTGTTGGGCCGAGGCATGTAGTCAGCCCGTGAGCGGCTTAGTCTCACACACCTACATTCACGAGAACGAGCAAGCCGTGGAGCACCTGTTCCGCGTCGCCGGCAGCCTCGATTCCATGGTCCTGGGCGAGCCCCAGATCCTGGGCCAGCTCAAGGAAGCCTACCGCAAAGCCGTGGAGAGCGGCACGGCCAAGATCGTCATCAACCGCCTGCTGCACAAAGCCTTTTTTGTGGCCAAGCGTATCCGCAGCGAGACTGGCGTAGCCTCCAGCGCCGTGTCCATCAGCTATGCCGCCGTGGCGTTGGCGCGCAAGATCTTCGGCGAACTGCAGGGCAAGCGGGCCATGCTCATAGGCGCCGGAGAAATGGCCGAACTCGCGGCCATGCACCTGCTTGGAGCGGGCATTGAACATATTTGCGTGGCCAATCGCACCTTTGCTCGAGCCGAGGAACTGGCGGCCCGCTTCAAGGGTACGGCGATTCCCTTCGACGCCCTGTACTCCAAGCTGCCCGAAGTCGATATTGTCATCAGCTCGACCGGGGCTCCCACAGCCGTTATCCACGCCCGCGACATGAAGCAGGTGCTCAAGAAGCGCCGGCACAAGCCCATGTTTTTCATCGACATCGCCGTGCCGCGCGACATCGATCCGGACGTGAACCAGCTTGATAATGCCTACCTCTACGATATCGACGACCTAAAAGAGGTCGTGGAGGAAAACTTGGCTCAACGTCGGGATGAGGCTGAAAAAGCCTCCACCATCGTGCGCGAGGAAGTCCAGGCCTTCAGCCATTGGCTTGGTTCGCTGGAGCTTCAGCCCACCATAGTGGACCTGCTGTCATCAGGAGAGCGCATCGCCCAGCGCGAGCTGCAGAAGACATTGCGGCGTTTGGGGCCGGATGTGCCCGAGGAAACTCGCAAGGCGTTGGAAGTGCTCGTGACCTCCCTGGCCCATAAGCTCTACCATGAACCCATCGTCTACCTGAAGCGCCGCGCGCGTGAGGAAGGTCCGGCCGAGCGCTTCGTGCACAATGTCCGGCGCATTTTCAACCTGGATGAAGAGACAGTACCCGAGGACGCCCACGTTTGCCGCCACAAACCCTCATCACTTTCTGGCGACCAAATCTGCCAGGACAAGCCCCAGTAG
- a CDS encoding cytochrome C assembly family protein, which produces MGSVELLKLFVIGLYLAGTILSLSGILVARKSLRSVGMACAVAGFALHTFDMGLVTSQPGNSLTAGAFYYSLFSWLLLLIWFLAWWRLKLGFLALTISPLALLFYISSLRLAPMHVTTPPTLLGLFFGLHIGALFLALALLAVSFGAGLAFLHLERKIKTKEPLTGFRKDLPSLSTFDRAVHWAVAAGFPLYTVGLLSGFFWAKLTWGKVFSWDIKELTSITIWFLYASLFYQRMVTGRQGRRTAILAIWVFALAMLSMLGINLLTPSHHSFTAVPL; this is translated from the coding sequence GTGGGCTCTGTTGAACTCTTAAAGCTATTCGTCATCGGCCTCTACCTGGCCGGAACGATCCTGTCCCTGAGTGGCATCCTGGTTGCTCGCAAATCCTTGCGCTCTGTGGGCATGGCTTGCGCGGTAGCCGGTTTCGCCCTGCATACATTCGACATGGGGCTGGTTACCAGCCAGCCGGGCAACTCGCTGACCGCGGGGGCTTTTTACTATAGCCTTTTTTCCTGGCTGCTCCTGCTCATCTGGTTCCTGGCCTGGTGGCGGCTCAAGCTTGGCTTCCTGGCCTTGACCATCTCCCCGCTGGCCCTCTTGTTTTATATCTCCTCTCTGCGCTTGGCGCCCATGCACGTAACCACGCCGCCAACCCTGCTGGGCCTGTTCTTTGGCCTGCATATCGGCGCGCTGTTTCTGGCCCTGGCGCTATTGGCTGTATCCTTTGGAGCCGGGCTAGCCTTCCTGCACCTGGAGCGCAAGATCAAGACCAAGGAACCGTTGACTGGGTTCCGCAAGGACCTTCCCTCGCTCTCCACTTTTGACCGCGCCGTGCATTGGGCCGTCGCCGCCGGCTTCCCGTTGTACACCGTGGGCCTTCTCTCGGGCTTTTTCTGGGCCAAGCTGACCTGGGGGAAAGTTTTCTCCTGGGATATTAAAGAGCTGACGTCCATCACCATCTGGTTCTTGTACGCCTCACTCTTCTATCAGCGCATGGTTACAGGCAGGCAAGGTCGCCGCACGGCCATCCTGGCCATTTGGGTATTCGCTCTCGCCATGTTGTCCATGCTCGGTATCAACCTCCTGACTCCCTCGCACCACAGCTTCACCGCGGTGCCGTTATGA
- a CDS encoding precorrin-2 dehydrogenase/sirohydrochlorin ferrochelatase family protein, which yields MRYYPIFIKLTGQECLVVGAGQVGRRKIASLLESGPARVLVVDTRPADEELRELLANPCIDYQTRTFRPEDVNGKTLVIASTDDEDLNWTISNLCRDKGILCNIVDQPEKCSFIVPAVHRQGDLTLAVSTGGASPALAKKIRKDLDEYFGRHYGAFLELMSRIRPLVIDRGRPTFENTALFRELVDSDLLEAMERDDREGVVEILQRILPQELESHIEELLCGLC from the coding sequence ATGCGATACTACCCAATCTTTATCAAGCTCACGGGCCAGGAATGCCTGGTTGTCGGTGCTGGTCAAGTCGGCCGCCGGAAAATCGCTTCCCTGCTTGAATCCGGCCCAGCGCGCGTGCTCGTAGTGGACACTCGCCCTGCGGACGAAGAATTGCGGGAACTCCTGGCCAATCCGTGCATCGACTACCAGACGCGAACGTTCCGGCCCGAGGACGTGAACGGCAAGACGCTCGTCATTGCCTCCACGGACGATGAGGATCTCAACTGGACCATCAGCAATCTCTGCCGGGACAAGGGAATCCTATGCAACATCGTGGACCAGCCGGAGAAGTGCAGCTTCATCGTCCCGGCGGTGCATCGCCAGGGCGATCTGACCTTGGCCGTGTCCACGGGAGGGGCAAGTCCAGCCCTGGCCAAGAAGATCCGCAAGGACCTTGACGAGTACTTCGGTCGGCATTACGGGGCTTTCTTGGAACTCATGTCCCGCATCCGCCCGCTGGTTATCGACAGAGGGCGGCCGACCTTCGAGAACACGGCCCTGTTCCGCGAACTAGTGGATTCGGACCTGCTGGAGGCCATGGAACGCGACGATCGCGAGGGTGTCGTGGAGATTCTCCAGCGCATCCTGCCCCAAGAACTTGAGTCACATATCGAGGAGCTGCTTTGTGGGCTCTGTTGA
- a CDS encoding glycosyltransferase family 9 protein → MKRYLIIQLARFGDLVQTKRLLHSLLSAGDAEVHLCIDGSLEELARLVYPEAKVHAIVAHGAGAPASLAAVLGRNGRVFSALASLHFDEVYNLNYSGLSFALSRLFPPETVRGYVSDAGQDLKDSWTAMAFRWMRHRRAWSINLADFWAILAPKPLAPQNVNPLAAPKGRGLGIVLAGRNQRRSLPPRVLADVAQTVAASRGLSRLALLGGKSELPMAREVLAALRPGVAAHVENLCGRTDWRDLTEEVSGLDLLLTPDTGTMHLAAHLGTPVLAFFLSSAWCPETGPYGLGHTVWQAVTPCAPCLESAPCGLGLTCLSAFSAPEFLRLLAGKGEGLGLAVTGLRSAFDELGSTWEPFHADLPSASERERFRRFLKRHLGLNADFAADAELAEQFYLERDWIGLERKTCKRNFKAYV, encoded by the coding sequence ATGAAACGTTACTTGATCATACAGTTAGCTCGTTTTGGCGACCTTGTGCAAACCAAGCGCCTGCTGCATTCGCTCCTTTCCGCGGGCGATGCCGAGGTTCACCTGTGCATCGACGGTTCGCTGGAGGAGTTAGCCCGGCTTGTCTACCCGGAAGCCAAGGTTCATGCAATCGTGGCCCACGGCGCGGGTGCGCCGGCTAGTCTGGCCGCAGTGCTGGGGCGCAACGGGCGGGTATTTTCCGCCTTGGCCTCCCTGCACTTCGATGAAGTCTATAATCTGAACTATTCCGGTTTGAGCTTCGCACTCTCCAGGCTTTTTCCTCCCGAAACCGTGCGCGGCTATGTAAGCGATGCCGGCCAGGATCTCAAGGATTCTTGGACAGCCATGGCTTTCCGTTGGATGCGCCACAGGCGAGCCTGGTCTATCAATTTGGCCGATTTCTGGGCTATTTTGGCGCCAAAACCACTCGCCCCGCAAAACGTCAATCCTTTGGCGGCTCCCAAAGGCAGAGGATTGGGCATAGTTTTGGCGGGCCGCAACCAGCGACGATCCCTGCCCCCCCGGGTGCTGGCCGATGTGGCTCAGACCGTGGCGGCCTCGCGCGGACTGTCGCGCCTGGCGCTGCTGGGTGGAAAGAGTGAGTTGCCCATGGCCAGGGAGGTGCTGGCGGCCTTGCGGCCGGGCGTAGCCGCCCACGTGGAAAATTTGTGCGGACGCACAGATTGGCGGGATTTGACCGAAGAGGTTTCCGGGCTTGATCTACTGCTCACGCCCGATACAGGCACCATGCACTTGGCAGCGCACCTGGGCACGCCGGTCCTGGCCTTCTTTCTCTCCTCTGCCTGGTGTCCCGAGACCGGGCCGTACGGCCTGGGGCACACTGTATGGCAGGCGGTGACGCCCTGTGCGCCCTGCCTGGAATCCGCGCCGTGCGGCCTGGGCCTGACGTGTCTGTCGGCTTTCTCCGCACCGGAGTTCCTGCGTCTGCTGGCGGGCAAAGGCGAGGGGCTGGGGCTGGCCGTGACGGGCTTACGCTCGGCTTTTGATGAGCTTGGCTCCACCTGGGAGCCCTTCCACGCCGATCTGCCGTCGGCCTCCGAGCGAGAGCGATTCAGGCGTTTCCTGAAACGCCATCTCGGATTGAACGCGGACTTCGCGGCGGATGCCGAACTGGCTGAACAATTCTATCTGGAGCGCGACTGGATTGGCCTGGAGCGCAAGACCTGCAAGCGGAATTTCAAGGCATATGTCTGA
- a CDS encoding CgeB family protein, whose translation MSEKMRILVVLPMYGGSLPVGRYCASALSRLGHLVESFEAPAFHGAYTALKDLRVSGERLEQLENGYLQLVSQAVLAKVDSFEPDLVLALAQAPMSRAALRRLRKDGVATAMWFVEDYRLFTYWQAYAHFYDFFAVIQKEPFLSQLAAMDQPNALYLPLAADPDFHKPFELTPVERRKWGSDVSFMGAGYPNRRVAFRQLLRHDFKIWGSDWEGDPVLAPYLQLGGLRIEPADCVRIFNATRINLNLHSSVDPSRLVSGGDFVNPRTFELAACGAFQLTDQRTLLPESFGPDEMSTFGSMDELLALIDHFLARPEERETVAARARQRVLQEHTYERRMETLLDFVRARRPGWPMARQRDLELLAELRDDLRGDVRALLDRLGLGANVGFDDLVQAVRRQQGELSGLDAAILFLDEWRKQYRK comes from the coding sequence ATGTCTGAGAAGATGAGAATTCTAGTCGTGCTGCCCATGTACGGCGGATCCCTGCCCGTGGGCCGCTACTGTGCCTCGGCCCTGTCGCGGCTGGGGCATCTGGTGGAGAGCTTCGAGGCTCCGGCTTTCCACGGCGCGTACACGGCCCTCAAGGATCTGCGTGTAAGTGGAGAGCGCCTGGAACAGCTGGAGAACGGGTATCTTCAACTCGTGTCACAGGCCGTGCTGGCCAAGGTCGATAGCTTTGAGCCTGACCTGGTGCTGGCCTTGGCGCAGGCGCCCATGAGCAGGGCCGCGTTAAGGCGTCTGCGCAAGGATGGCGTGGCCACGGCCATGTGGTTTGTCGAAGACTATCGGCTGTTCACCTACTGGCAGGCTTACGCCCACTTCTACGACTTTTTCGCCGTGATCCAGAAGGAGCCGTTTCTGTCTCAGCTTGCGGCCATGGACCAGCCCAATGCCCTGTACCTGCCCTTGGCTGCGGACCCGGACTTCCACAAACCCTTTGAGCTTACACCTGTGGAGCGCCGCAAGTGGGGCAGCGACGTGTCTTTCATGGGTGCGGGCTATCCCAACCGCCGCGTGGCATTCCGGCAATTGCTGCGTCATGACTTCAAGATCTGGGGCAGCGACTGGGAAGGCGATCCGGTGCTTGCGCCCTACCTTCAATTGGGAGGCCTGCGCATCGAACCAGCCGATTGCGTGCGCATCTTCAATGCCACCAGAATCAACCTTAATCTGCACTCCAGCGTCGATCCGAGCCGGCTGGTTTCGGGCGGCGATTTCGTCAATCCGCGAACCTTCGAACTGGCCGCCTGCGGCGCTTTTCAGCTCACGGACCAGCGGACTCTCCTGCCCGAATCCTTTGGCCCGGACGAGATGAGCACCTTTGGCAGCATGGACGAATTGCTTGCGCTTATCGACCATTTCCTGGCTCGTCCCGAGGAGCGCGAGACCGTGGCAGCGCGCGCTCGACAGCGCGTGCTGCAGGAGCACACCTATGAACGGCGTATGGAAACGCTGCTGGATTTCGTGCGTGCGCGCAGGCCCGGCTGGCCCATGGCGCGCCAGCGCGATCTTGAACTGCTGGCCGAGTTGCGTGATGATCTACGCGGGGATGTTCGCGCCTTGCTGGATAGGCTGGGACTTGGCGCCAACGTCGGTTTCGACGATCTGGTGCAGGCCGTGCGCCGCCAACAAGGTGAACTGAGCGGCCTTGATGCGGCCATCCTTTTTCTGGACGAGTGGCGCAAGCAGTATAGGAAATGA